The stretch of DNA GTGTTGATTTTGGCCTTTTTTTCTCTAGATCAAAAGAAAGCTTTTGATCATATTGATCATCAATATCTGTTTCATGTTCATAAGTGTTTTGGTTTTAGAAATGTTGGATAAtggataaaaatgttttatcaagcTGCTTCATGTTTTATTAAAGTGGGAGGTGGGTTGAGTGTCCCAGTAAAAATGGGAAAAGGAATTAGGCAAGATTGCCCAATGTCAGGACGACTTTATAGTTTGGCAATTTAACCATTATTTTGTTTCCTGCAAAAAAATTGAAGGGTATAGTTATAGCTGGAAGTGTGAATGAAAAGGCTTCTTCAGCTAAACTTAACTGGGGAATACAGCAGCATTATGGTATGGATCTAAGATGAATAATGGTACTAAATCTTTGCCTAAACTTCCTATGAATGTGCAGGGGAACAGAATAGGCTTTATGGATACATATAGGTCGAgatgattttaaaaagaaaaattgggAGAGGTTTGTGGGGACAGAACATGCTAAGTTGTCTAGATGGAAATGGTTGATACCCCAGTTGTCAAATAGGGCAAGAGCACTGATTACAAACAATTGAATTGCTTCAAAACTCTGGCATCAATTTATGGTTCTTGATCCACCAATACATTTGATTGGAGTAATTCAAAAGACATTAGTGTTTTTTATCAGGACAGCACTGGCTAAGGCCATCTGTCCTCTGTTTGCCTGTGCAGGAAGGTGAACAAGGACTCATTGATATAAGATCTAGTTTGGCAGCTTTTCGTTTACTGGCTGCTCAGTGCCTCCTTTATCATCAACATCATGTCTGGATGGATGTTGCATGTGCTCTTCTGTGCAAGGCTGGAAGAATGGGCCTGTATTGGCAATTGtttgcaatgaaaatgaaaggaACATTACTGGGAGGTCTTGCACCATTCTACATTGGAATTTTATAAATATggcaatttttttctctctttagagAGTGGGACAGTCCTGATATGTGGACTTTTGAAGAacccttatttttttattatctttttttcaCTGAGTCTATATGCTCTGGCACCATCAGATCTGCTCTGGTTTTTCTGGAGTATCTAGAATATGTAATCTTAGAAGAGGGTGTAGATGGCTAGAAGCAAAAGAATTGTCGGAGAGAGTGGGCTTCAGGTCTGTGCATATAGCTCAATGATTGCTAGAAGGCTTAGAGGTTGCACTCCCAGTATCTGTGAGAGACTTCCTAAATGCTTCTACTGTTAAACCCTGAACAGACTTATATTCTTTCGCTGAGCTtatcagtgacgtgcggtgacgtcttaaagaggctaggcactgagttatgaaagccagattacctgatttattgtttaagctaataatacgtaataacagggaacgttacgcacaagcgcggcatatcaagaaatgtacaaatcaggatgtttatcgtgtactctctctctctctctctctcacacacacacacacacacacacaaacgtaaacagtgaacgttacgcacaagcgcggcatatcatcggcaatatcccgctgaagtccaaacagtctgactggttgaaaaaaagcagacagggatagcagtacagccgctgattgttagcacagccacatagccaatcttttcttacataccaatcagtttgaaatgatcggatactttttgggcccttttgctgtactagtccatctaaggctggcgtagacctccctcttgcaattaactcatatttggaattaaaatcgagcctggaaaaatttcttaattccgtgattacggccggtgctgtcattttgattttgaatttggcggggattaggcatgtacgctagctgtggtgtaatgacgttagctacgcaaatgtccaggaatatctcgattttaattggtccatgtctgatacgtaacggagatgattacgggcataacatatttacgtcaaaaggcacagcagatttgtgctttttgacgtacatgttaaagaatacaggatcgaagtgcgcatgcgcaacatgggttttccgcttgtcgtctgcaatgaatggaccgtaaaagcactgcttatgctaccatttgtttttagttgattatgcgtaactgctacatttgtcatcataacgtctaaacaactggaataacacacatattgcatatataaatcacaagaataaaaagtaaaaatacaaatacaagtttattatttaataaacattttatttttgaattttggcagggtaggcagtgcctagtttgcctacccagaccgcatgTCAGTGGAGCTTATTTGTTTAAAGAAAGATGATTGGGAGGAAGTTTCTGGGAATTTGCTGCCAATGAATATTCCAGAGTTGGTTTTTTTCAGTGCTTTAACCAAGAAGGTCCTTTACAGAATATGAGTAAAAAATGTCAGTTATCAATGTCTTAAGGATTTGAAAGAAAGTAAATGGACTTTAGTGTTGGGGTCAGGCTCCCAAAAGGAAGCTGGTGGTCCCTGTACAAAAGACCCATTGAGAGATGAGTAGGAGCTCTCCAGTGGAGAATTGTTCATGAGATATTAGCTACAAACAGGCAGATATCTAGGCTAGATCATATGGTAAGGGAGGGATGCCCTTTCTGTGGTGAAATTGAgactatttttaatgtatttatgcaaTGTTCTCGTCTAAGAAATATTTTGGAGTTGGTAAAATGTTGGAGTTTGAATCTAATAGGTCATTTTCATCACAAGTTGTTTATTTATGGTCTAAGTATTcagataataaaaacacaaagtggttatttaaaatgttctgtaTGGTATGAATAAACTAGCAATTTGGTGTACTAGGAAAAAAAACGGAAGTAAGGGGAGAGGGCCTAGACCCATAATTGGTTGTAATGATATGTTTTATTGTATAAATAAAGGACTtcaaggctctctctctctctctctctgtgtgtgtgtgtgtgtgtgcgctcgcgCCTACAACTCTCAAGTAGCATGTAGTCtgtttccatttaaaataaagcAGCAGCGTGTTTATTCTGTCACTACCGCGCTTTAATCTGGTGTCCCTTATATGACGTCACACTGTGACGTCTATTCCGCCGTCCCCCAACTCGAGGTTGTGTTTACGGTCATATTTGGCGGGAGAAGACTTGACGAGCTGCTTTCGGTTTACAGTGCGAGCTACTCTACTCAGAGAGCCGTGCATACAGCAGCACTCGCCTGCGTCAATGGCGGCGGTCGTGCCTGCAGCTCCCGTGGAATCTGTTCCGGACCGAAGCGGAGCTGAAGACGAGCCAAAAGGTACCGAGCCGGACGAGGAGGGAGGGAATGCTCAGGCTGGGCCCCCAGCGGGCGCGCAACAGCACCGACTCGCCAAGTTACCGCTGTCCCGCATTAAGGCCCTGATGAAAGCTGATCCGGATGTGAGTCTGGCGAGTCAGGAGTCCGTTTTCATAATAGCCAAAGCCACGGTGAGGTGACACGCAAATGCTGAATTCAGTTACAACTACACTgcgtagtctctctctctctctctctctctctctctctctctctctctcatatttaGTCTTCAACTATCTATCTGACTGAATAACTAATGGCCGTTGCATATCTATTTGTCTGAAGTGATGTtttatctgtctttctctctctctctgtctgtttacataaagacataaagaaattatttagtacatcaaaaatgtattgtaaattattatacctaatatttgtatttaaaaaatatattacattgtCCTTGccacaattaaaacaaatttgaaGCCACAAATCACAGGTGTATGCTCTGGTTCTAATCGGAGTGTGATAATGCTCTAATTTGTGTTTTATGGATCATTTTCTTAGACAAGGTCAAGTGAATTTTTTAAAAAGccaacccaatctcatgaaacttgagttggctatttcatatgattTTGTACGATTTCATCACGTGTAAATGCCTGCATGTGTAATATAGATGTAAGCGTGAGTTCTGCACAtgaggcattaaggacatgcttattaatattatgcccttacccaaatccCTTATATATAAACCTAACCGATCAAGTAGAATGTGTAACCAtgacaggaagctgttgtgtATGACAgaagtaattgtcacgtatttgatggaaacgatgtccagcgatgtcattggctgtagtgaaagtcgtacgatatcatacgaattagccaaatttagaaaagttttcCTTACGATTTCGCTGTGAGAGTGTTGaaaaagctatttcaaaagcTTGCCAGATAGCCACATTCATTAAATTGCGTGcgtcggcccacagggaaaatgccccgtatgccagattaccagtccagccctgattatgAATGACAAACAAATCATGTAGCCTACTGTACATGACATAATTTCAATTTTACCAAATTGAGAATAAATTACTGTCAGTCAGTACAACATTTCAATCAGAATacagtggtcaaatattgcatgttttgttaGATACATCTTACATGACACTAACACTCTTAACCTGCATTCCAAATGGGATGAATCCGCCTCCGAAGGGCACTTCAAAGGGTGATGCTGAAGTGCGGTCCAAATGACTGCTAGTTTTGAGCCCTACATCCTTCAACTCTCTGAAGCTCTTACTCTGGAGGGTAAACCCTCTGAAGTGAATGGGAGATAGGGATGAGCCATTTGGAATggaatgcacctttaaaatgaactgcttgctgatgtgTGGCGCTGGAATAATCCACAAGGTTCCCGCTTGGCTTCTTCAACTTGAGAACAGAGACTCCTCTATTTGATTGGCTATCACAAATTGCACTGACAAGCGGGGTTGGACTACTGAGCATGCTAAAAATTCTACTTTTTTTAAACCgttgttattcctgcaacaacttaatgacagTTAGACAGCAGTGCATAATGGGCTACAGCCGAACACCAACAAGAATATCAATAATTGCGGGGGACAatttggccatatctgattattggggtgTCCCActcaatgtatattgtggttacggccctgtGTCTATCTAACTATAATTGTCATTCTGTCTGATGAATAGATTTATATCTCAACTCCAGTCCTTTTTATAATGTTAAaggatatatatatttgcatgcaTAATTATGTTAAAGAATGTTTTGATTTGTGAATTTCTGTATTTTCTATATGAG from Xyrauchen texanus isolate HMW12.3.18 chromosome 39, RBS_HiC_50CHRs, whole genome shotgun sequence encodes:
- the LOC127632857 gene encoding DNA polymerase epsilon subunit 4-like, with protein sequence MAAVVPAAPVESVPDRSGAEDEPKGTEPDEEGGNAQAGPPAGAQQHRLAKLPLSRIKALMKADPDVSLASQESVFIIAKATELFVEMIAKDALVYAQQGKRKTLQRKDLDNAIEAIDEFAFLEGTLD